Within the Telopea speciosissima isolate NSW1024214 ecotype Mountain lineage chromosome 4, Tspe_v1, whole genome shotgun sequence genome, the region GATCATGTTGTATTGAGGACTATTCTAATTTTTATGCATATATTTTGGTAAGTTGTTTTGCCCTAATCATACtttccaattttattttatttattttatttcgcCAAATTCAAAGTTCATCAATTTGATTGAGTCCAGTGAATCTTCAAGTATGTGAGCATACGTGAACGACTCACAACCGTCCAGATAGAATATTCTCACagattggattccatctgaacgactATGAATCGTTCACATACAATCACGTTCGTGAAGATTCCCCGTTCACAATTTGATTGGTGTAAAtatgttcttttattttggttagGGATTCTTGTACAATTCTCCATATTTAATCCTTAGGTTAGCTAGCGAATTAAGGTACCTAGATTTGATTCCACATCAATTGGCCCAAGTTGCAAAATGATAAATGATTCCTAATATATggtaattaaataaatttgcTACGTCTATACATTTTTTTCTTGAGTAGGTCATAAACTTCAATTCATCTTTGAAAGACatgaatttaattttatttttttttcttgtaagttGAGAATCTGTTCACACTGAACTAATTCTAGTTTCGTGTGGATctgggtaagggtgtcaaagttcAGTCCAAATTGGTAAACGGATTGGTTCAACGGTTCAACCTGGATCGAACTGAACCAAATATTTATTGGTTATGTTTCGGGTTTCATACAACCATTACAAATTAAAACTATATTGGATCAATCGAACACACCGACCAAAACCAAAAAGCggaccaaacccaataaaaactGAGATTGGACTGATAGTAATCCGACACAAAACCGAAAACCCAGAATTTTCCCACTGATTTCcttatatatatacaagtaAACCTGAAACCAGACCGAACTGAACCTAATAGTTGGCAGATTATAAAAAGTTAACAAAAAAACCTgtaagaaatcataccaaattagaccaaaactgaaccttccttaatggtttgattttgggttgACCTAATAATAGACCAAAACCGATTCAGCCAGATCGAAACAGGAGCGAACCAACTATATATGGCCTAATTTCTCATGTTGctgttgagagagagagctcttACACAAAATCCCTCCTCTAATGTAACCCAAAACCACCAAAATTAAACCATGCCTTTGCATACTGTCAACCATAGCGTCCTCTATGGAGTGGAGAAAGTGCTAGCTGGGCTCATGGGCTGGTGGGCTTCCAGTCAGACTAGATATTTCTCTACACTTAGAGTTCGTGTTGCCATGTGGCCTGGTGATATGGAAATCTTGACTTAAAGTTGGGCTCATGGGATGGGCTTCCGGTCAGACAGGAGAATTCTCTAGAAGTAAAGTTGTTCATTTCTTTTTATAGAGATTTTATTGTTTCattggattttcaaatttttattttggccACTTGGCCAGCTCTGTTTTGATTAAGACAAGACATATGACCAAGTGATCTTCATGTTCATCTATTCACAAAACCACAGGTATATTCCAAGTCACTTGAAAACTTTGCCCTTAGTTGGGTTGGGCTTAACTTCCATAATTGGACAAGCATAAGCCCAGAACAGTTGATGCTTGGGCTTAAGTTTCATCAACCAAGTAGAGTAGAGATGagccttgtttttatttttctttttctttttttgcccCACTCTTTTGCTGCAAACCCACAGTGGAGGGAATTTTGTAAAGCCTGAAAGTGCAAAATAACTTTTAAAAAGGGCAAGAGGCCCTTAAGAAAAGGACTGCTTGTGAAAGAAAGCTAATGAAGTCAAATTATTCTTTCCGGGTAGGACTAATTTTAGTTGATTTGGTTATGAAATTGGAATGCATATACGATTATATATTCTTGCAAATTGGATTATGAACTTCAAATGAATTGAATGGGAATATTTCAGGATCGAATACAATCTTATCACAATTAagcaaaattcaaatttgatacATTCAAAGCCCTGTTTAGGTAATAAATATCCAAGACTCGTGGGTCCATCTACCAGTGGTTAGTCACTAATGAATACCTTAATAGTGATAATTTCACATCGAATGTGAGTAGCTCGATATGAAGACTTACAAATACTTAAGTGGCACACTCTCTTTAACGTCTAGCTTTTAATAATGATTTCAACCAAAGTCGCTAAAAAATTTTGtacaaaagaaccaaaaaaaaaaaaaagaattaaggaAAAACCTTATGTGACAATAATTTTCCAGAACTTAATTCCAAAAATATATGGCGAGCTTCAATGTATGTTTATGAAACCAAAGGTAACCATAGCTCAAAAACAGTTCCTCACAAATTAAAAAGAGTAAAAAAGCAAAAATaagacaaacaaacaaacaaacatattATTTATTGTCATTTAAACACCTATAGTGAAAGACACAGCAGGCCCAAAACCATAAAAGCCGTTATAAATTTACAGACTAACAGCAGCAGCTATAAGCCCATACCAAACAAGTAGTTGCAGATTAATACAAACCCATACTTTGTAATTaaacttccttttctttctgttttttggtTCTTCACTTGGATATGCAAGCTCCAATGGCAGCAGCTATTATAGCCGTTGGATCTCCAAGAAGTGCTGAAACTATAACAGTAACAGCACCAGCAGCAATCTTGCAACATTTCTTCAACTTCCCACCTTTCCCTCTGTGATGGCTCTGCAAGTTACCCTCAAGACTTGGGATTCTGGTCTGCAACTCCCTCACTTTATTATTATCCACATTCAGATACATAGCCTGCCAACTCTCAACCCATAACTCCTTAACACAGGACACATGAAGGTTATAGTTCCTGCATTCAGACCTATATGACCAACCAGGACCTTTACcaccacaatgatgacaagaaCTGGAGAGTTTGAGACACAGATATAAGTTGTGTTCACCATCATCTAAGACCCTTGGGAGATTTGCACAGCATGGATGGAGATCAAAACCACAACTGCTGCAGTGGTACACAAATCCAAGCACGTCGTTCCGGCAAGCGTCGCATATCCTCATCCCCGGCGGCCGGTTATAGAACTTGAATTCACATTTCTTGTAGAAGGGCTGAGTAATGACCGGACGTGCAATGGCACATACCTTGTGTAACTCAAATTGGCATTGCTCGCATATGTATTTGAGGCCAATGCCGGCTTCCTTGCACCCATCACAGTTGAAGGGGATTTCTGTGTATTGGAGCTTCAGAATGTGTTGTGGGTGACTAAAGTGAGAGATCTCCTCATCCATCTTcatggatttcttttttttattttctttttttaactgAGATCTTCTTTGGGCTCTTCTTATTGAGGGTGGAGAGGCTTGTTTATAACTTACAAGAAGTGCTTTGGATTTGATCAGTTGGAAGTAATGGTTGGTTTCTTAACAAGCTTGTAAGCATCTCTACTTTGCATATTTGAGTTAGACCAACAGAATAACTTGGGTAGATATGCTGGTAGAATACAATTTATTAAGGGGCTGGATGGAGTAGGGATTGAGTAAGGGATAAATCAAATAAACCATTTTTGGAACTTGGAATCTAATGCCAAATTGTGATTCTGGGGTTTGTTTGAGTTTAGTCTTAAGTTGATCAAATTTAACTTCCTCAACGGTTCAAAGATTTTGATTTAATTCGTACGAAGAATATAATGTGACACAGAAACTTCACGCAAAACCATTACAAGTGCCGAGTGTTCTAGAGAGGGAAGGCGGGTTGGACTAGGACCTGGGTTTTCCAGACTTTTCCAGACCAGGTTCAGTTACAATTGTCATTATTATGCTTCCATTTTAAAACCAATTGGTGCAAAGCGGGGTGGCCTCTTGTGGCTCTTAATAATCCTGAGCACCCTCAGTCGATGTGGGATTACTTCAATACTCCTCTTTACTTCCCGGGCTCTGTCTTCGTGGGTGGAGCAGGGTCCATTATCTAAGGAGGCCCGACATACCCGCACTCAAAGTGGGATTACCTCAATAGTCATTAGTTAGATCCTGCAACTTAAACCATGCTTATGATCATTCCCTAAGATTGGAAAGACAAAGCTTCTTGGGGAGGGTTATTCGCCTACACCAGTACGTGGTTAAAGAGAGATTCTGTATACTATGATTagctttatctttttctttctaagaTTACATGACCGAGAGAATCAAAGTCAATCACAACTTTGATAGTACAATATTGGGTGCTGCATGGATTCGATCGATGGATCCAACAGTATTGATTTTAAGGTCACTAGGGATTCATACTCTCGGATCCATCTTATAATTGGGAGAAGTAAAGTACGGTAAAGGAGGAAAACTGAGAACaaggaaagacaaaaaaaaaaacgaaacatCCTGGACCATGTGGATTGTGGAAACTTCAGCCACAAAAGCAAGAGAATCGAATCTCTACCGGCAAAAAGCCAAAAACTAATGCATAAACTATCTAATTTCCTTCATAATTCACCTGCCGATTCTCTTTGTTTTGGAATTTGGACATCATCTCATCCTCGGAAAATTTTAGGTTCGTATGACTGTGTTTACACCCAGTTTTCGCTCTACTCTGTCACGGTCAGGAAGGGGGCCTCGGCCACAGGGCAGCCCGGCCAAACGGGGTGACCGATAGCATCTTGGCACTTTCGGTCAGAAGTAGTTTCATCGGTCAAGGCGGCGGGCAGTTACCACTGTGGGCAGTTTCTTTGCAGTTTGAACTGAGAAGGACTGATCGCCTTAACATGGCACAGTCATGGCCGACAATCAAGGAAACCGTTTCTTGTGGTTATACTTACTATATAAATAAGCAGGGGGAGTAAAGAAGGGGCATCAATCAAACACACAACAAACCTGTAGTttttacttatctttactttccttgcattgttttcttttgctttcatgatggtgtgaacttaaggttttcttgttttgatttACGCACCCTTTTTGATTTGCAATGTAGATCGTTCACGAAGAGTAATCCAAGTGCAATTCTACTCCATTGTTTGGGTCATTTGTCTGTCTGCTGTCTTTGAGAAGTTCTCAGAATGCCGGGGCACGAGTAGAACCCTAGACCGCCACGATCGATCAGAGTGTCTTGTTCCATTCCAGCCACACTACGCTGGTTAAAGGATTTTTAACATAACAGACTGCCAGCTGATGATGGATAAGATACagctttaattaattaagttgtttGAAATGTTGGGAGGTCATAGAGTTGTAGTCCAACATTGGTTTGTTCATGTTCTTGTGCATATTTGGATATCATTGTGTATCTTCATTAATATTCACACATATAGGAAAGGGTTTATTTTCCCTAATAAGTTGTTCCTCCACAGATGGAAAAAATACCTCGAAGAAAATCTCAATTTCCATGTGTGTTCCCTGCATGGACGGGAGTTTGTTACAATTCCACGCGAAAGCAACTTCTCTTTGAACATGCTCTCTTTAATGGTTAGCTTTTAATGGTGAGTTATACCTGAATCCTAACGATTTCATATTTACATTTTGAGTTTCAGCTTAGCTCCATT harbors:
- the LOC122660017 gene encoding uncharacterized protein LOC122660017 — protein: MKMDEEISHFSHPQHILKLQYTEIPFNCDGCKEAGIGLKYICEQCQFELHKVCAIARPVITQPFYKKCEFKFYNRPPGMRICDACRNDVLGFVYHCSSCGFDLHPCCANLPRVLDDGEHNLYLCLKLSSSCHHCGGKGPGWSYRSECRNYNLHVSCVKELWVESWQAMYLNVDNNKVRELQTRIPSLEGNLQSHHRGKGGKLKKCCKIAAGAVTVIVSALLGDPTAIIAAAIGACISK